One Synechococcus sp. CC9605 genomic window carries:
- a CDS encoding phosphoadenylyl-sulfate reductase, giving the protein MVSMAVQNELLEGRKLLESMEPQQRLAWGLEQFGENFALTTSFGIQSAVLLHMLSTLPGGDAVPVIWIDTGYLPPDTYTYAAQLTQQLRIRLVVSQSEMSPARMEALHGRLWESGRVEDLETYHRIRKVEPLERALNDLETRCWASGVRRGQTDHRRSMTALDPIRERWSLRPLLEWTQRDVYYYMQSNNLPQHPLFEQGYSTVGDWHSSGPDVGDLSGRDTRFGGLKQECGIHVPQEANEGLMGDGI; this is encoded by the coding sequence ATGGTGTCCATGGCGGTGCAAAACGAGTTGCTCGAAGGGCGCAAGCTGCTGGAGTCGATGGAGCCGCAGCAGCGTTTGGCCTGGGGATTGGAGCAGTTCGGGGAGAACTTTGCTCTCACCACAAGTTTTGGGATCCAATCGGCTGTGCTTTTGCACATGTTGAGCACCCTCCCCGGGGGTGATGCGGTGCCAGTGATCTGGATCGATACCGGTTATTTGCCTCCTGATACCTACACCTACGCCGCTCAACTCACCCAGCAACTCAGGATTCGTCTGGTGGTGAGTCAGAGCGAGATGTCCCCGGCTCGGATGGAGGCCCTGCACGGGCGGCTCTGGGAGTCCGGTCGCGTCGAAGACCTCGAGACCTATCACCGGATTCGCAAGGTTGAACCCCTAGAGCGTGCGCTCAACGATCTAGAGACGCGCTGTTGGGCCAGCGGCGTGCGTCGAGGGCAGACCGATCACCGCCGCTCGATGACCGCCTTGGATCCGATTCGGGAGCGTTGGTCCCTGCGCCCCTTGCTCGAGTGGACGCAGCGAGACGTTTATTACTACATGCAATCGAACAACCTCCCCCAGCACCCATTGTTCGAGCAGGGCTATTCCACCGTTGGCGACTGGCATTCCAGTGGCCCGGACGTGGGAGATCTGAGTGGCCGCGACACCCGCTTCGGCGGGTTGAAGCAGGAGTGTGGAATTCATGTGCCCC